The Struthio camelus isolate bStrCam1 chromosome 32, bStrCam1.hap1, whole genome shotgun sequence nucleotide sequence GTTCACAAGCTATCCTGGGAGATCCCCTCTGCCCTCATGGCAGCAACAGTTTCCACTCTAGGACGGGCATCTGATTTCAGTCCTGTTGCATCTGAGGGCAGTCCCAAGTGGATAAGCCAGAGACCAGTTGCTTTCTGCTCGGGCACTTGCCACCACGAAGCAAGCTCTCCATCCAGTTCCTGGTCCCTAACAGATCACACTGGAACTCTGAGTTCTTCCCCTCAAACCTGTGAGAATCCCAGAAGAGGAAGAGTCCCTTTTAGGGTTCAATTTATTGGGTGTATTCTTGACACCAGCTTTGGAAGAGGAATCCAGCCTCTTGGCATGGCACTGAGGAGAGCCCCTTTCTTTACAGTGGTGCTCGTAGGGAGGTCAGCTCTGATGCAGTAGTTCACATCGCATCTTCCTGCCTGTAGTCGTAGGAATACGACTGTAGACAAAGCACTACTGTCACAAAGCTACAAGAGACCTTAGGGCTGACACAAGTACCAGGGCACAACAGGACAGTGCACAAATGAATTCCTGCCAAGTTCCTGCCATTCTGAACCAAGTTCTGCTGCTGTCAACGGATGTGGTTCCAGGAAAGCAGCAGCCCCGACTTGATGGCTGcagaggggaactgctgctcctcCATGCCCTGCCTGAACTCTTCACCCCTGAAACTCTTCTGCATGCTGGGGCTGCTCCCTGAGCTCCAGAGAAGCCAGCAGGGGTGTAAGCTGAGACCAGTGATTCTCTGCTgattcctttattttgtttgattATGCAGTAAGCCATCTTTCCTATGTACATGAGATACTTGGGGGAGAAAACACAGGTAGATGCTTAAGAAGAAGTAGGATGAATAATTATTATTCATGTGGGATTGAAATTATCATAGgtataacaaaaaaagaagaaacatatgAAAAAAGATAGGCTTGGCTTTTCCTGAGCTACTTTGGGAGTCGTTGAGAAAGAtgctgaaatactgtgtttttgaaTAGTTTCCTCAGAGCATCTTTGAGCTCCttattcctcatgctgtagatgagggggttcactgctggaggtacCACTGCATAGACAACTGCCActaccagatccagagctggggaggacatggaggggggcttcaagTAGGCAAACATGCCTGtactgacaaacagggagaccacagccaggtgagggaggcacatggaaaaggctttgtgtcgtccctgctcagaggggatcctcagcacaactgtgaagatctgcacataggacagcacaatgaaaatgaaacacccaaagcctAAACAGGCACTAACCACAATAACTccaacttccctgaggtaggagtctgagcaggagagcttgaggatctgggggatttcacagaagaacttctccacgacattgccttcacagagtggtatggaaaatgtgtttgcagtgtgtaggacagcattgagaaaaccactgccccaggcagctgctgccattttaacacaagctctgctgcccaggagggtcccgtagtgcaggggtctgcagatagcaacgtagcggtcataagccatgactgtgagaagacaA carries:
- the LOC104138043 gene encoding olfactory receptor 14A16-like; this encodes MSNSSSFNEFLLLTFADTREMQLLHFSLFLGIYMAALLSNGLIITAVACDHCLHTPMYFFLFNLSLLDLGSISAIAPKSMTNSLWDTKTISYAGCAAQVFLVLFLFSTEYCLLTVMAYDRYVAICRPLHYGTLLGSRACVKMAAAAWGSGFLNAVLHTANTFSIPLCEGNVVEKFFCEIPQILKLSCSDSYLREVGVIVVSACLGFGCFIFIVLSYVQIFTVVLRIPSEQGRHKAFSMCLPHLAVVSLFVSTGMFAYLKPPSMSSPALDLVVAVVYAVVPPAVNPLIYSMRNKELKDALRKLFKNTVFQHLSQRLPK